The DNA region TTGGTAGATGCGGTTCAGAAATTCGCGGGTTACCACCGGATCGCCGATTTCGTTGAGTGGCGAATGGAAGGTAATGTTTAAAATAATCAGGCTGGCGGTATTGGTAGGAATACGCACTGAGTCGGCCATAAAGCCCACCCTTTGAATTTCGGGCAAGATCACTTCAAGGGCTTTGGCAGCACCAGTAGAGGTTATGATAATGTTGTTAAAAACCGATCGGCTTTTGCGCAGGTCAGAAGTACCGGCAGAAGGCACAGAATCGAGAATACTTTGTGTGCTTGTTGAAGCATGAATGGTAGACATGGACGCAGTAAGAATATTTGAAGTCTCAGCATTATCGAGCAGTGGCTTCATCATATGCGACAGTCCGGTAGTGGTACAACTGGCGGCAGAAATCACATGATGTTTTCTTACATCAAAATCGAGGTGATTGATACCATAAACCATCATAGAGGCATCGCCCGGCATTTTAAGGGTAGAATCCTTGATTTTGAAAGGGGCACTGGCAATGACCTTTTCGGCGCCAGCTTCCAGATGGCCACGCAGGCTTCCTTTGGCATGATCGGCAGGGATGGTAGGGTCAAGAAAAGCGCCGGTACAGTCCACAACCAGCCTAACGTTATGCTCCGCCCAGTTGATGTCACGCGGATTGCGGGCTGTAGTCAGAAACTGAACAGGCATACCGTCAATTTCAACCAGAAAGTTGGCGGCATCCACGACCTTGATTTCACATTTCTTGCCTGAGTAACCATAAAGAAATTTGGTTAAAGAGCCATAAGTAGAATCATTTTCGATGTTATGAATAAGTGAATCAAGACTTTTTCCAACACCTCTTCCCACATTCACTACTATACCGCCAAAATGTTTGTTGAGCAAATGATTCCATAATGTAAGTTTACCTATACGACCAGCTCCGTTGATACCCAGCAGGTTCCTTCCGTTTACTTTTTGCATA from Lentimicrobiaceae bacterium includes:
- a CDS encoding glyceraldehyde-3-phosphate dehydrogenase: MQKVNGRNLLGINGAGRIGKLTLWNHLLNKHFGGIVVNVGRGVGKSLDSLIHNIENDSTYGSLTKFLYGYSGKKCEIKVVDAANFLVEIDGMPVQFLTTARNPRDINWAEHNVRLVVDCTGAFLDPTIPADHAKGSLRGHLEAGAEKVIASAPFKIKDSTLKMPGDASMMVYGINHLDFDVRKHHVISAASCTTTGLSHMMKPLLDNAETSNILTASMSTIHASTSTQSILDSVPSAGTSDLRKSRSVFNNIIITSTGAAKALEVILPEIQRVGFMADSVRIPTNTASLIILNITFHSPLNEIGDPVVTREFLNRIYQQAANGPLEGLLEFSEKQNVSADIIGRKAAVVIEGVETHTRTGFMALNPALLRNFGIELAQDVMIPVCHAKIFGWYDNEFGSYVNMLGKLTEYVDKKM